The stretch of DNA CAGTTTGTTTGCTCATAAAATATAACCTGTCTCAAGTTTTTGATGTCTCTATTTTGGCTAATTTATTGGTAAAGTGCCAACTTACTTCCCACCAATTACCACCCAAAAACAATCTACTCCTTTATTCGGCAACAAAACTAACTCGCCATCCCGACTCGTCGCCAATTTTCCCAGTGGGTTCAAAGTCGGTCAAGAGATGCAAAAGCATCTCGATAGTTTTGTATTCTACCATTGGGTCATGGGGTCTGCGATCGCCAGAATCAATCGACGTGCAATGGCTGATGCCTTTTAAAGAGAATCTTTAATTGTATACAACTTCATGTAAATTTGGTATAAGAGTTTGATAAATTTAGTTGGGGATGCACTTCTTAAGGTTTCAGCGATTTAACAGTTTAGCAACGCAGGAGTTAATGTCTGAAGTGACGACAGGTTTAATTGTAATTTGTGGTGCGACGGCTACGGGAAAGTCGGGACTGGCTTTAGCCTTGGCTCACAGGCTAGAAAGTGCGATACTTAGTGCAGACTCGCGCCAAGTCTACCGCGAGTTTAACATCGGTACGGCGAAACCAACGAAGCGCGATCGCGAGTTAGTACCGCACTATTTAATTGATATCTGCGATCCTACAGAAACTTTGACAGTAGCAGATTACCAACAACAAGCTCAAATCTTAATTGAAAAGTTCCATCAGTCTAACACTATGCCGCTGTTAGTGGGGGGAACTGGCTTATATATTAAATCAGTCGTGCAGGGTTTGAAGATTCCCAGAGTCGCACCCGTACCAGAATTGCGATCGCAACTTACCGCACTAGGTCAACATCAATGTTACGCTATGCTGCAACAAGTCGATGCGATCGCAGCCAGCAAAATTCACGCCAACGATCCAGTCAGAACCTTAAGAGCCTTAGAAGTATTTTATGTCACAGGGCGTACAATTTCCGAGCAGCAAGGCGAAAACCCGCCAACTTATCCGATTTTACAGATAGGTTTAGATTCTGAAGCTGGATTAGGCGATCGCATTCAACAACGCACGGAGGAAATGCTAGCATCTGGTTGGCTAGATGAAGTACAATTTTTGTGCGATAAATACGGCTTTGACTTACCCCTACTAAACACGCTAGGTTATCAAGAAATGAAGCAATATTTATCTGGTAACATTAGTCTGGTTGAAGCTAAAAATCTCACAGTGTTGCATACGCGGCAATTTGCCAAACGTCAGCGGACTTGGTTTAAAGCCTATCCTCAAATTGAATGGTTTGATGCTGATATGCCAGATTTGTTAGATAAAGTGTGGCAGCGAGTGCAACAATTTATCTATATTGATTATAGGGCTAAACAATGAATATTGCTACATTAAATTTTCGATCTTTAAATTTAATCATCTTCCCAGATTGGAATCAATCCGAAGAATCCTTATACTTAGATTTAGAACAAATAATCAAAGCTATCCTGACTAATCCCGACAAAGATAATATTGCACTGCTAATAGATAGCAGCAACCTCTCTGCTGAGTCTGAATTAGATCCCAATCTGATCTTATCAGGAATTACGCTCGATTTGCTTTTCCAAGAAGATTTAGATACCGACAGCGAACCGGAAATAATTATACTAGAAAATCTCGCTCAAAAGGATTGGCAGAATATTTTACCTCAGATTCAATATCGGATTAAATTAACTACGGAAAATGAGGATGCAATCGCAGATTCAGGATTCGCGAATATTCCCACATTAGAAATAGAAGAAGTAAGCAAACCGCAATCATTGAAACTAGAACCATCATTACTTCTAAACTTAGCAAACCAATCTTACCAGCAAGGTAGATATGAAGAAGCAGTTAGCCGTTATCAAAGGTTATTGGAAAGCCAAACCGGAGATGCAGAAGTTTATTTTAGCTTAAGCGAATGTTGGAGAAATCTTAAGAAAATAGAAGACGCGATCGCCATTCTCCAACAAGGCATCAGCATTTACCCTACCACAGGTAAACTACACTTTTACCTAATTACAATATTACAGCAAAATGGATATACCAAAGAAGCCATCTCAAGTGCAGAGACAGCAGCCGAATTAGTCCCAAAAGAATACGTTTTTCAGCTATTGAAAAATTTACTACTGCCAATAGTTTACGATACTCCAGAGGAAATAGAATATTATCGCCAGCGATTCATTCAAAAGCTACATACTTTGATTCAACA from Kamptonema formosum PCC 6407 encodes:
- the miaA gene encoding tRNA (adenosine(37)-N6)-dimethylallyltransferase MiaA yields the protein MSEVTTGLIVICGATATGKSGLALALAHRLESAILSADSRQVYREFNIGTAKPTKRDRELVPHYLIDICDPTETLTVADYQQQAQILIEKFHQSNTMPLLVGGTGLYIKSVVQGLKIPRVAPVPELRSQLTALGQHQCYAMLQQVDAIAASKIHANDPVRTLRALEVFYVTGRTISEQQGENPPTYPILQIGLDSEAGLGDRIQQRTEEMLASGWLDEVQFLCDKYGFDLPLLNTLGYQEMKQYLSGNISLVEAKNLTVLHTRQFAKRQRTWFKAYPQIEWFDADMPDLLDKVWQRVQQFIYIDYRAKQ